In Methanothermobacter tenebrarum, the sequence GCATGGTAGGTATATCCTCCACAGTTTGGACAGACTAATAGGCCATCATCGTCTCCATATCCACACCATGGACATCTTGTACCCACATACCATGGGTAATATCCACAGTTTGGACACTCCTGGGCTCCTGAGGACCTTCCTGAGTCTCCACCATCAGTTTTGATAACTAATGGCGGATTTGTAGTAGTATTATTCGCTGGTGGATAAAATGGCCATTGAATGCATCCAAAACAGGAAGTTAAAAGCACCATCACAGCAAAGATAGAAATCAAAAACTTTGTATCCATCTTCTACCCCCTCTAATATTTTTTTGTGAGCATGACGCTCATTCTAGGAGGGATTTCTAGGGATGATAAAATCATTCTTAGAAGTACCCCCCCATCTTCAATTTTATTTTTATGTAGGATGTTATTATACTTTTCCTAGTGTGGCCCCACTCCCATTTAATGGTGGGATTTTATTAGCAGTCAGTGGTAGATCCTATTGGTGAACTACCCCTCCATGATGGGAGGGATTTCCTGTTTCAATGATGAAACTTGCCCAGCAACCACGACCGAAGCAGGGGATGCTGAGTAGGGGGTTTTTCGCGGGCTTGGGGGCTGTCCCAGCCCCGAGTCGAGTATTCTGGTGGCGGATATGTGGGTCTTGGTATGGGTTATTGGGGGTTAGTCCTTTGCTTGTGCCCTTTGGGTTTACTTTCACTGCTCGTTTACCAGCGTTTTCAGCTTTGTAAGCGAGCATGTTGGAGGAATCTACCCTGACTACCAAGTTTTTGCGTATCATAAAAAGTTAGTTCCCGCCCTTCTGCCCTGGCCTTTTTCTTGGAGTGGGCGGTTGTAGAGCCACCTGCAAAGGTCAAGATCCTGGAGTAGTTTAGCTTCAACTGTTTTAGACGGGTAAAGACGAAATTTGCAGCCGAGCACTCTTTGCTCCCCACACACATAAATATAGTGATACTGGAAAGCATATCACATGCAACCCATGTATCACTATAAATGTTTTTTCGGTTTTCATCCCCGTACGGGGAGTTCCCATCGAGAAAGTTAGATCCAAGTGTATGGGTCGAATTCTGAGGGTGGTATGTACATTATCTCGGCATATCCTCTTCTGAGCAATTCTCTGTTTAAGTTCATACCATCCACGTAGACTACAGCAAGTACTCGACCATATTTGTCATAATTTTCAGCATCATCAATGTCTAGGTAGACTGTTTTACCTAGGCACATTTCCTCTACAAAATCCTTTGCTTCTTGGTATCCCGGCTGTCCACGTTCCGGAGTGTTAACGCCAACGAGGCGTATGCGTCCAACGCCTTCAACATCTATTGTATCACCATCCACTACATGATAACAGTAGCCACTCGTCTCATATGTGTTCTGTTCACTATTATTAGCAGGTGGGGTGGTTTCATTCTCATCAACGTTAAAGGTGATGTTCTCCTCAGTATCTGTTGAATCGGGTAACAGGCTCCCGATAATGACCAATATTAGAATCCCAAGGCAACATACTCCAATTAGCGCGGCTAGTATATTATTGTCCTTTTTGGATGCCATTATAGACCACTATTCTCCGAGTCTTTCGGCTATTGTCTTTGCGAATTCATCAGCCACATTAGGATTCTTAGCAGTTATTATATTCCCAGAGACCACAACATCCCTCTTCACATATTTAGCCCCATTTTCATTTAATATATATTCAAGGCCGGGGTATATTGTGGCTTCTTTACCATTAAGTATCCCTGCTTTTGCTAGTATTGCCGGGGCTGCGCAGATTGCACCTATAATCTTACCCTGCCTATTGGCTTCCTTAACGATTTCAATGACCCTTTCCATGTTTGGATCATCTATTTTCCCTGTCACCCTATCATATACTCCGCTTCCACCAATGAGTATTAGAGCATCATATTGGCCAATATCCTTTGGGTTCATATCTCCTATGTAAATGTCATAATCTCTGTTTATCCTGTCAGCGGCTATGATAGTACAATTTCCGCTTATCTTATTGGCAGCCTCTAATTCTATGGGATTGTACCTGTCAAATATTATAATAGCAACGCGCTTATCAGTTAAGGGTTTCTCACTGGTCATGTGAAATGCTAGAATGGCCAGGACCGCAAAGACCGCGACAAGTATTATAAAGTATACCTTCCGCATCAAAACCCCCACACACACAAACGATTATTATATTGTTTTTTATCTTCTGATTGATAAATTTGAAGGTCATAAAACTCTTGGATGATAATTATACTCATTTTTTTATGCATGGGAGATTATGGGTTAATCTTTTTTATGATACTCTGGTAAAATATAATACAAACGATTTTTATAACAGACTTCTCCAGGTGATCATGTGATAGCCAAAACCACCATTGGTGAAAAGATAAAAAAGCTTAGAAAGGACAAAGAGATAAGCCTTAAAGAACTTTCCAAGAATAGTGGGGTTAAAGAGGATCTTATAAAGGATATAGAAGAGGGTGAGATCATACCATCACTCGCCCCCCTCATCAAAATCTCAAGATCCCTCGGGGTCAGACTAGGAACACTATTAGATGATACAATAGAAGAGGGGCCAGTTATCGTAAGGGAGGGAAAAGCCGGGAAAATCATACACTTTTCTGGTCAAGAGGATGAGACCAGTGAAAGCCACCTTGACTTTTATTCACTCGCAGCCGGGAAAGTTGACAGGCACATGGAACCATTCATAGTCCAAGTTGAAGCACACAAGGATAAATTCAAACTCTCATCACATGAAGGCGAAGAATTCATATACGTACTCGAAGGAGAAATCGAAATATTATATGGTAAGGAAAAATATCACCTCAAAGAAGGGGACAGCATCTACTATGATTCCATAGTCCCCCATCATCTACATACAAAAGACAATAAACCAGCAAAGATACTAGCAGTAGTCTACACACCATTCTAACAGAGAAGATGGAGGGGACGGATCCTATGGTTTTCACAGAAGATACAATCGGCGAATTCCTAGAAAAACAAGTACAAAAGTACCCCAACAAGGAATTTATAGTCTACCCTGATCGAGATCTGAGATTCACCTATAATGAATTCAATGAAAGAGTTAACCTATTAGCGAAGGGGCTTTTAGCCATAGGCCTCAAAAAAGGTGACCATCTAGGTATTTGGGCGACTAACGTGCCTGACTGGTTAACCTTCCTCTTCGCCACGGCAAAGATAGGAGTCGTGCTCGTCACAATAAACACAGCCTACAAGAGCCATGAACTAGAATATGTGATGAAACAATCTGATATGAAAGCTATAGCCATCATAGACGGCTTCCGCGACGTTGATTATATAAGGACCATCTACCAGCTCGTACCCGAACTTAAAAGTCATGAAAGGGGCAACCTTAAAAGTAGGAAATTCCCCCATCTTAAAAGTGTCATCTATATCGGGGCCGCCAAGCATCGTGGAATGTATAACATACATGAATTGATGCTACTCGGCAAACACATCCCAGATAGTGAACTCGAAGAAGTGAAAAAAACCCTCAACAACAACGATGTTATAAATATGCAATATACCTCCGGTACAACAGGATTCCCAAAGGGCGTGATGCTAACACACCGCAACATCCTCAACAACGGCTACTATATTGGTGAAAGGCAAAAATTCACAGAAGAGGACAGACTATGCCTCCCAGTGCCGCTCTTCCATTGCTTTGGGATAGTGCTCGGCGTACTCGCCATCTTAACCCATGCCGGGACCCTCGTAATCCTAGAAGAATTTGATCCACTACTAGTATTGGCTGCAGTTGAAAAAGAAAAATGCACAGCACTTTACGGCGTCCCCACAATGTTCATAGCAGAATTCACACATCCAATGTTCGACATGTTCGATCTTTCTTCCCTCAGAACAGGGATCATGGCAGGATCCCCCTGCCCCATCGAGGCCATGAAACGTGTTATCAATGACATGCACATGAAGGAGATTACCATAGTCTATGGGCTTACAGAAGCATCCCCAGGTATTACACAAAGCAGCGTGGATGATCCCATAGAAAAGAGGGTTGAAACCGTTGGGAAACCACTCCCACACATCGAAGTCAAATTAGTGGATCCTGAAACAGGCGAAGAAGTTGGACCAGGACAGATAGGTGAAATATGTTGCAGAGGATACAATGTGATGAAAGGCTATTATAAGATGCCTGAGATGACAAAGGAAGTCATAGATGAGGATGGTTGGCTGCACAGTGGCGATTTAGCCGTCATGGACGAAGACGGCTATTATTCTATTGTTGGACGTATCAAGGACATGATCATAAGAGGCGGTGAAAACATTTACCCAAGGGAGATCGAAGAGTTCCTACACACCATGCCAGGGATCAAAGACGTTCAAGTGGTGGGAATACCAGATGAAAAATATGGTGAGATCGTCGGAGCCTTCGTCATAAAAGAGGAAAACGCCGACATAAAAGAGGAGGATGTTAGAGATTACGCTATAGAGAGGATAGCCCGTTACAAGGTGCCAAAACACGTTTTCTTCGTGGATGAGTTCCCATTAACAGCCAGTGGCAAAGTTCAAAAATTCAAATTACGAGAAATGGCAATCAAACTACTAAAGAAGAGAGAAAATGATAATATTAAATAGGAAAAAAAGGATAGTCGAATTACTACCCATAGGAAAAGCCAAAGGAGCTTTAAATTCTCGCAGAAGACCATTATTCCAAGGTTACATTCGCCTAACAAAAACAGCCAAGGGGCCCAGGATAAAACGCTTCATCATAAAAAAGGGAAAAAAAGAAAAACCAACACCCCCAGCAGAGGCTATAAAACTTCTCAGAAAACAGCTAATATTCCTCCCAGGGAAAGACGAAGAAATAGAAGAATTCCTAAAATCCCTCAATATTAAAAACCGTTATGCCAGGATATGCCACCATTGCCTCCTTGAAGGGTACGTTACAATCATCAAAAGAGGATTCAAATACCATAACCAGTGGATATGCAAACAATGCGCCGATGAAGTGATAAAAAGAGAAATCAAATATAATAGGATGGACAAGAAAACATTCAAAAACTTCAAAAGACTCCTCCAGAGGACACAGGACCTGGAAAAAGTCCTAAAGGTTTTCGAACCCCGCTTCGACCCCCTAAACGAGCCCAACCTAACATTATATGATAAGATAATATCATCAGAGGACGAAAAAAACCCAATTTCTGTAGACGAACTACAAATACCCCCCAAATTTAAATCCATATTAAAAAAGCATGGTAACAGGCAACTTTTACCCGTGCAAAGACTCGCAATAGAAGAAGGCCTCCTAGAAGACGAAAACCTACTAATAGTATCAGCCACCGCAAGTGGAAAAACCCTAATAGGAGAACTGGCAGGAATACCCAAAGCCCTAAGGGGTAAAAGGTTCCTATTTCTAACACCCCTAGTAGCCCTCGCAAACCAAAAATACCACGACTTCAAATCCAAATACTCCAAGATAGGCCTTAAAACAGCCATAAAAGTTGGAATGAACAGGGTGAAGGCCAAGGGAGAACTCGTAATACCAGACACCGACATCAAAGGCGCTGATATAATCGTGGGCACATACGAGGGTATAGACTTCATACTAAGATCTGACAAAGCTAATATACTAAAAGAGCCCGGTACCGTGGTCATCGATGAAATACACACACTAGATGATGAGGATAGAGGTCCAAGATTAAATGGTATGATATCAAGGTTAAAGAGGATATTCCCAAAAACCCAAATCATCGCATTATCAGCCACCATCGACAACCCAGAAGAGATAGCATCAACATTCAATCTAAAATTAATTGAATATGATAAAAGACCCGTCCCATTAGAGAGACACCTCACATTCCCAAGAAACGAAGAAGAAAAAAAAGATCTCATCACAAGATTAACCACCAGAGAATTTAAAAACATTTCAAAGAAAGGATTCCATGGTCAGACCATAATCTTCACAAATTCCAGGAGAAAGACAAGACTAATCGCAGATTACCTCCAAAGAAGAGGGATCAAGGCAGAAGCATACCATGCAGGGTTACCCTACCGGCAAAGAAGAAAAATCGAAGAAAAATTCGCATCCCAACAATTAGCAGCGGTAGTCACAACAGCCGCACTAGCAGCAGGTGTTGACTTCCCAGCATCACAAGTAATATTTGAAACACTACTCATGGGTAACAGGTGGATAACCCCCAACGAGTTCTCCCAAATGCTTGGAAGAGCCGGAAGACCCTTATACCATGACAGGGGCATAGTATACCTACTACCAGAAGTGGGAATGTCATTTGATGGGGAAACTGAAGAATCAAAGGCCATAGAATTACTCGAGACGGGCCTAGATCCCGTTAACGCCCATTACACCAAAGAGGATGCCATGGAACAATTATTAGCTGATATAAGTTCAGGGGCTATTAAAAACATCAAAGATCTTGAAAAGGACCCAAGATGGCCTATCAGCCCAGAAGAGGCCCTGGAAATTCTGGAATCATATGATCTCATAATGGAAGCTGATGGAAGATTAGAGGTTACAGACTACGGGATGGCGGTCTCCAAATCTTTCTTAAAATGTGAAGAAGCCGATTATATAAGAGAAAACCTGGATGATATGGATCCCCTTACAATAACCCTTTCCATGGAACCCTTTGAGAATGCTTACCTTTCAAATCGCTTACACAACCAATTAACCCACAGGTTAAAGGTTAAATTTTCAAATAAACTATTCGCAGATTCAACATTAGACATAATCTCCAATGGCGACAACATCATAAAACTAGATGAAAAATTCCAAGAGGCCCTCCTCAATATCCAAATTGACTTCCTATCCTGTGAATGTAAAGAAAGACCATTCTGTGATTGCATACAAGACAAACTTTCAGAATATATTGTTAAAATGAGACTAAGAGGGAAAGACCCCGCTGACATAAGCAGGCTACTCCTTAAAAAATACCAAATCCAAGCATACTCTGGTGATATATTCAACTGGCTCGACTCAATACTAAGAATACTCGAAAGTATAAAGAGGATAGCATCAGCATCCAAAAAACATGATAAAGTGAAAGAATCTTCCAGGATATTACAGGCGATTGAAACAGGTGAAAAAATTCCACAATAAAACTTTTTGGGTGGTATCATCTCATGGATAAAAATAAACTGACTTATATTATCCCTTCATTTTTTATCTTCATAATCTGCCTTTGGACAACCCTAAAATTTAAGTGACCACTTGGTTGGGACATTTTTTATCATATCCACCTTACAAAGATTTATATGACTCATGGTT encodes:
- a CDS encoding DJ-1/PfpI family protein, giving the protein MRKVYFIILVAVFAVLAILAFHMTSEKPLTDKRVAIIIFDRYNPIELEAANKISGNCTIIAADRINRDYDIYIGDMNPKDIGQYDALILIGGSGVYDRVTGKIDDPNMERVIEIVKEANRQGKIIGAICAAPAILAKAGILNGKEATIYPGLEYILNENGAKYVKRDVVVSGNIITAKNPNVADEFAKTIAERLGE
- a CDS encoding thermonuclease family protein — encoded protein: MASKKDNNILAALIGVCCLGILILVIIGSLLPDSTDTEENITFNVDENETTPPANNSEQNTYETSGYCYHVVDGDTIDVEGVGRIRLVGVNTPERGQPGYQEAKDFVEEMCLGKTVYLDIDDAENYDKYGRVLAVVYVDGMNLNRELLRRGYAEIMYIPPSEFDPYTWI
- a CDS encoding DEAD/DEAH box helicase, producing MIILNRKKRIVELLPIGKAKGALNSRRRPLFQGYIRLTKTAKGPRIKRFIIKKGKKEKPTPPAEAIKLLRKQLIFLPGKDEEIEEFLKSLNIKNRYARICHHCLLEGYVTIIKRGFKYHNQWICKQCADEVIKREIKYNRMDKKTFKNFKRLLQRTQDLEKVLKVFEPRFDPLNEPNLTLYDKIISSEDEKNPISVDELQIPPKFKSILKKHGNRQLLPVQRLAIEEGLLEDENLLIVSATASGKTLIGELAGIPKALRGKRFLFLTPLVALANQKYHDFKSKYSKIGLKTAIKVGMNRVKAKGELVIPDTDIKGADIIVGTYEGIDFILRSDKANILKEPGTVVIDEIHTLDDEDRGPRLNGMISRLKRIFPKTQIIALSATIDNPEEIASTFNLKLIEYDKRPVPLERHLTFPRNEEEKKDLITRLTTREFKNISKKGFHGQTIIFTNSRRKTRLIADYLQRRGIKAEAYHAGLPYRQRRKIEEKFASQQLAAVVTTAALAAGVDFPASQVIFETLLMGNRWITPNEFSQMLGRAGRPLYHDRGIVYLLPEVGMSFDGETEESKAIELLETGLDPVNAHYTKEDAMEQLLADISSGAIKNIKDLEKDPRWPISPEEALEILESYDLIMEADGRLEVTDYGMAVSKSFLKCEEADYIRENLDDMDPLTITLSMEPFENAYLSNRLHNQLTHRLKVKFSNKLFADSTLDIISNGDNIIKLDEKFQEALLNIQIDFLSCECKERPFCDCIQDKLSEYIVKMRLRGKDPADISRLLLKKYQIQAYSGDIFNWLDSILRILESIKRIASASKKHDKVKESSRILQAIETGEKIPQ
- a CDS encoding helix-turn-helix domain-containing protein, translating into MAKTTIGEKIKKLRKDKEISLKELSKNSGVKEDLIKDIEEGEIIPSLAPLIKISRSLGVRLGTLLDDTIEEGPVIVREGKAGKIIHFSGQEDETSESHLDFYSLAAGKVDRHMEPFIVQVEAHKDKFKLSSHEGEEFIYVLEGEIEILYGKEKYHLKEGDSIYYDSIVPHHLHTKDNKPAKILAVVYTPF
- a CDS encoding helix-turn-helix domain-containing protein, whose translation is MCGEQRVLGCKFRLYPSKTVEAKLLQDLDLCRWLYNRPLQEKGQGRRAGTNFL
- a CDS encoding transposase yields the protein MLAYKAENAGKRAVKVNPKGTSKGLTPNNPYQDPHIRHQNTRLGAGTAPKPAKNPLLSIPCFGRGCWASFIIETGNPSHHGGVVHQ
- a CDS encoding AMP-binding protein, whose translation is MVFTEDTIGEFLEKQVQKYPNKEFIVYPDRDLRFTYNEFNERVNLLAKGLLAIGLKKGDHLGIWATNVPDWLTFLFATAKIGVVLVTINTAYKSHELEYVMKQSDMKAIAIIDGFRDVDYIRTIYQLVPELKSHERGNLKSRKFPHLKSVIYIGAAKHRGMYNIHELMLLGKHIPDSELEEVKKTLNNNDVINMQYTSGTTGFPKGVMLTHRNILNNGYYIGERQKFTEEDRLCLPVPLFHCFGIVLGVLAILTHAGTLVILEEFDPLLVLAAVEKEKCTALYGVPTMFIAEFTHPMFDMFDLSSLRTGIMAGSPCPIEAMKRVINDMHMKEITIVYGLTEASPGITQSSVDDPIEKRVETVGKPLPHIEVKLVDPETGEEVGPGQIGEICCRGYNVMKGYYKMPEMTKEVIDEDGWLHSGDLAVMDEDGYYSIVGRIKDMIIRGGENIYPREIEEFLHTMPGIKDVQVVGIPDEKYGEIVGAFVIKEENADIKEEDVRDYAIERIARYKVPKHVFFVDEFPLTASGKVQKFKLREMAIKLLKKRENDNIK